The Amycolatopsis sp. DG1A-15b genome window below encodes:
- a CDS encoding pyridoxal-dependent decarboxylase, exosortase A system-associated — protein MANTTEAAAAPFGRAGGVLTVGGVPVDRLAARVGTTPFFAYDRSLVTTRVERVRAALPDDVELSYAVKANPMPALLHHLSGLVDGLDVASAGELRQALDTTVPPERISFAGPGKTAAELARAVAAGVTVELESTTELARVREAGDCLGLTPRVALRVNPDFAVRGSGMRLGGGPQQFGIDAERVPAVLAEVGAAGLDFQGFHVFAGSQNLRAESLCEAQRATVDLVLQLAESAPGPVRSVNLGGGFGIPYTARDTALDLDEVGENLAKLLAVSLRPALPEARVVLELGRYLVGEAGVYLTRVVDRKVSRGTTFLVVDGGLHHQLAASGNFGQAIRRNYPLALASAPGGPEETVTVVGCLCTPLDLLGDRVSLPGAAIGDLIAIFQAGAYGLTASPTAFLGHPAPPEVLV, from the coding sequence ATGGCGAACACGACGGAAGCCGCGGCGGCGCCGTTCGGCCGCGCCGGCGGTGTGCTCACCGTGGGCGGCGTGCCCGTGGACCGGCTCGCGGCGCGGGTCGGCACCACCCCCTTCTTCGCCTACGACCGCTCGCTCGTCACCACCCGCGTCGAGCGGGTGCGGGCTGCCCTCCCCGACGACGTCGAACTGAGCTACGCGGTCAAGGCCAACCCGATGCCCGCGCTGCTGCACCACCTCAGCGGCCTCGTCGACGGCCTCGACGTCGCCTCCGCCGGCGAACTGCGGCAGGCGCTCGACACGACCGTCCCGCCGGAACGGATCAGCTTCGCCGGGCCCGGCAAGACGGCGGCCGAGCTGGCCCGCGCGGTCGCCGCCGGCGTCACGGTCGAGCTGGAATCCACCACCGAGCTGGCCCGCGTGCGGGAGGCAGGCGACTGCCTCGGCCTCACCCCGCGCGTGGCGCTGCGGGTGAACCCGGACTTCGCCGTGCGCGGGTCCGGCATGCGCCTGGGCGGCGGCCCGCAGCAGTTCGGCATCGACGCCGAGCGCGTCCCCGCCGTGCTGGCCGAGGTCGGCGCCGCGGGACTCGACTTCCAGGGCTTCCACGTCTTCGCCGGCTCCCAGAACCTGCGCGCGGAAAGCCTCTGCGAAGCCCAGCGCGCGACGGTCGACCTGGTGCTGCAGCTCGCGGAGTCGGCGCCCGGCCCGGTGCGGTCGGTCAACCTGGGCGGCGGCTTCGGCATTCCCTACACCGCCCGCGACACCGCGCTGGACCTCGACGAAGTCGGCGAAAACCTGGCGAAGCTGCTGGCCGTTTCGCTCCGGCCCGCGCTGCCCGAGGCCCGGGTGGTGCTCGAGCTCGGCCGCTACCTGGTGGGGGAGGCCGGCGTGTACCTCACCCGCGTGGTCGACCGGAAGGTCTCGCGCGGCACGACGTTCCTCGTCGTCGACGGCGGCCTGCACCACCAGCTGGCCGCGTCCGGCAACTTCGGCCAGGCCATCCGCCGCAATTACCCGCTCGCCCTCGCGTCCGCGCCCGGCGGTCCGGAAGAGACGGTGACGGTGGTCGGCTGCCTGTGCACCCCGCTCGACCTCCTCGGCGACCGGGTTTCCCTGCCCGGTGCGGCGATCGGCGACCTGATCGCGATCTTCCAGGCCGGCGCCTACGGCCTGACCGCCAGTCCCACCGCCTTCCTCGGGCACCCGGCGCCGCCCGAAGTCCTCGTCTGA
- a CDS encoding type I polyketide synthase has translation MSSLPAPGEPIAVVGMSCRLPGAAGPARLRRLLAEGREAVGAVPPGRWPDGDGSGRAGFVSDVDGFDAPFFGISPREAAAMDPQQRLVLELAWEACEDARIAPGTLRGSGTAVVVGAINGDYALLHDRLGAGPHTLTGTHRSLIANRVSYLLGLRGPSLTVDSGQSSSLVAVHLAAEQLRRGTAAVALAGGVNLNLLKAGTETVDRFGALSPQGRCHTFDSRADGYVRGEGGGLVVLKPLSTALADGDRVHAVLLGGAVNNDGGGAGLTVPRAAAQAEVIRLACADAGVTPADVQYVELHGTGTPVGDPIEAEALGAAFAGDRPEPLPVGSVKTVVGHLEGAAGIAGLLKVLVCLKERRLTPSLNFATPNPAIPFETLNLEVVHEGRDWPRPQDRLVAGVSSFGVGGTNCHLVVAEAPVVPHPENVTAVAAVAAGDVPLVLSARSAAALPAQARALAEHLADHPDLAHGDVARSLLRTRELFEHRAVVFDDLASLAAGTPSEHVVTGRTADGTDVLVFPGQGSQWPEMAVALLRDSPVFARRMTECSAALAEFVDYDLLGDLRAGTADLGRVDVVQPALWAVMVSLAEVWRDAGLTPSVVVGHSQGEIAAATAIGALSLSDGARVVALRSRVIAGMPPGGGMLSAGAPEDTVRPLLPAAVSVAAVNGTRSVVLSGPADALARLHTTLTEAGYRAKILPVGYASHSAAVDPLREEILRLLAPVRPVSTPVTFVSALTGEPFDTAGLDAGYWFESLRRPVRFAEATAGALAAGGARFVECSPHPVLLGSIEETAEAHDRPVAVVGTLRRADGGGDRLRRSFAEAFAAGAGVRWEVPGERLVDLPTYAFQRTRHWLGEEIAAAPVAVDPTRVADLVLATAAAVLGHDGTGGIDPACTFKDLGFDSVSVVELRTRLQAATGLKLPTTLLFDFPTPNHLVAHLRGRPGAAEPAPETAPRQDDPIAIVAMGCRFPGGITSPAELWDLVATGGEAATELPVNRGWDLDALLGDAAGPGSCATRFGGFLHDADRFDPAFFGLSPREALAMDPQQRVLLEISQEAIERAGLEPGSLSGTDTGVFVGAMAMDYGPRLHEPTGLVDGHRLTGTSPSVASGRIAYTYGLRGPALTVDTACSSSLVAIQLAADALHRGDCSLALAGGVTVMAAPGNLVDFTRQNGLSADGRAKAFSADADGTAFAEGAGMLVLERLSDARRHGHPVLALLRGGATGSDGASNGLTAPNGQAQQQVIRRALGAAGLSTRDVDVVEAHGTGTALGDPIEAHALLATYGQDRETPLWLGSLKSNIGHTQAAAGVAGVIKMVEALRHDTIPRTLHADVPSPHVDWASGRVEVLSAARPWPDHGRPRRAAVSSFGISGTNAHVVLEAAPAEEPAPPHAHPGAAPRARTTDIAATTAAPTEPSRADTAADDNRAATAPVAAEAPHPHPDPALRPQATDSTAAAGPLAWPLHAHTDTALRAQAARLRTYAETAADTDIAATAPLLARRRPGACRAVVVADDRAELVAALAALADGAPHPALVTGTAAGATKPVFVFPGQGAQWPGMAAELLAADAGFARLLTDAAEALRPHTGWSVLDVLTGAEGAPDLEGTEVVQPVLFAVMVALAGLWQAAGVAPAAVVGHSQGELAAAVVAGALPLADAARIIAVRSRLLTAELDGTGGILAVGLPVAQVTERLAPWAGRLWPAVDNGPVGTVVGGELAAIEEFAAACADVQIRRTPVAYAAHTPHVEAVRDALLAEIGDLAPADTATTICSSCTGGFLPGSELSAGYWYRNLAEPVRFDAAVRAFAGYRRPLFVEVSPHPILAGAVQEILADAGIDGTAVGTLRRGEGGRRRFLLALAAAHVRGAAVDWPRLLGPVTRHPDVPTSAFDRQRYWLTGRSGGLLGAPTPVADGDGFVATGRISRTSLPWLTGHSVRGTVLFPGTGFAELALEAAAGCGSVEDLTLEAPLALPASGAVEVQVGLGGADDRGRRPLTIHSRLGDGPWTRHATGTVSPERSPVTPLPVWPPAGAEPVDLDGAYARLAERGYEYGPAFRGLTALWRAGDDRYVEVELPADGEFTAHPAVLDAVLHALVLDGTELLLPFSFGGLRVTSPLPGSVRARLSGSATTGVEVTLYDTTGTPLGGVESLLLRPAARTGVTAELYRVEWTPASRQDGADREWTVIGTELPEVVPPVVLTTAHELPAVLDLVQRWLLDERFDGSKLVFLQDPASPEGAPVWGLVRSAIAEHPGRFALAGARPGAPLAAALDADEPQFAVRDGVVLVPRLARCAAEPATVDFGTGTVLVTGGTGGLGALVAERLVTGHGVRDLLLVSRRGGAVPARLAGLDARVRVVAADVADRAAVAAVLAGETLTGVVHAAGVLDDSTITGLTRAQLDTVLRPKRDAAWLLHELTEDQPLAAFVLFSSIAGVLGNRGQANYAAANASLDALAEHRAARGLPGVSIAWGLWDTATGMTAAMSSTDRARLTGVRPITEAQGLAAFDAALGLSGTVVASTWDTAALRAADEVPAVLRSLVPVRRARAVEAGPAAAPGLAGQLAGLDRETAAATVTGFVRTEVATALGHRSPASVELAKPFSELGIDSLTSVELRNRIAAGTGLRLPASLLFNHPTVELLAAHLLGELLPPPPDPVQRLREALGEVLPGAGAEERVRVAEVLREALDGLGDAGEPALGLASDDELFAFIDKL, from the coding sequence ATGTCTTCCCTGCCTGCTCCCGGTGAGCCGATCGCGGTGGTCGGCATGTCCTGCCGGCTGCCCGGCGCCGCCGGCCCGGCGCGGCTGCGCCGGCTGCTGGCCGAAGGCCGCGAAGCCGTCGGCGCGGTCCCGCCGGGCCGGTGGCCGGACGGCGACGGCAGCGGCCGAGCCGGCTTCGTGTCCGATGTGGACGGTTTCGACGCGCCCTTCTTCGGCATCTCCCCGCGCGAAGCCGCGGCGATGGACCCGCAGCAGCGGCTGGTGCTGGAGCTGGCGTGGGAGGCCTGCGAGGACGCCCGGATCGCCCCCGGCACGCTGCGCGGCAGCGGCACCGCCGTCGTGGTCGGCGCGATCAACGGCGACTACGCGCTGCTGCACGACCGCCTCGGCGCCGGGCCGCACACGCTCACCGGCACCCACCGCAGCCTCATCGCGAACCGGGTCTCCTACCTGCTCGGGCTGCGCGGCCCCAGCCTGACCGTCGACTCGGGCCAGTCGTCGTCGCTGGTGGCGGTGCACCTGGCCGCCGAGCAGCTGCGCCGCGGCACGGCGGCCGTCGCGCTCGCCGGCGGGGTGAACCTCAACCTCCTGAAAGCGGGCACCGAGACCGTCGACCGCTTCGGCGCGCTGTCCCCGCAGGGGCGCTGCCACACCTTCGACAGCCGCGCCGACGGCTACGTCCGCGGCGAGGGCGGCGGCCTCGTGGTCCTCAAGCCGCTGAGCACCGCGCTCGCGGACGGCGACCGTGTCCACGCGGTCCTGCTGGGCGGGGCCGTGAACAACGACGGCGGCGGCGCGGGCCTCACGGTGCCGCGGGCGGCGGCGCAGGCCGAGGTGATCCGGCTGGCCTGTGCCGACGCCGGAGTCACGCCGGCCGACGTCCAGTACGTCGAGCTGCACGGCACCGGCACGCCGGTCGGCGACCCGATCGAGGCCGAAGCCCTCGGCGCCGCGTTCGCCGGCGACCGTCCCGAGCCGCTGCCGGTCGGTTCGGTGAAGACCGTGGTCGGTCACCTCGAAGGCGCCGCCGGCATCGCCGGGCTGCTGAAAGTGCTGGTGTGCCTGAAAGAACGCCGGCTCACCCCGAGCCTGAACTTCGCCACGCCGAACCCGGCCATCCCGTTCGAGACGCTGAACCTCGAAGTGGTCCACGAAGGCCGGGACTGGCCGCGGCCGCAGGACCGGCTCGTCGCCGGGGTCAGCTCCTTCGGTGTCGGCGGCACCAACTGCCACCTCGTCGTCGCCGAAGCTCCGGTGGTCCCGCACCCCGAGAACGTCACCGCCGTCGCCGCAGTCGCCGCCGGCGACGTCCCGCTCGTCCTTTCGGCTCGTTCGGCCGCCGCCCTGCCCGCACAGGCCCGGGCGCTCGCCGAACACCTCGCCGATCACCCGGACCTCGCCCACGGCGATGTCGCCCGGTCGCTGCTGCGCACCCGGGAGCTGTTCGAGCACCGCGCGGTCGTGTTCGACGACCTCGCCTCGCTGGCCGCAGGCACGCCGTCGGAGCACGTCGTGACCGGGCGGACCGCCGACGGCACCGACGTCCTCGTGTTCCCGGGGCAGGGTTCGCAGTGGCCGGAGATGGCCGTCGCGCTGCTGCGCGACTCGCCCGTGTTCGCCCGCCGGATGACGGAGTGCTCGGCCGCGCTGGCGGAGTTCGTGGACTACGACCTGCTCGGCGACCTCCGCGCCGGGACCGCCGACCTCGGCCGCGTCGACGTCGTCCAGCCCGCGCTCTGGGCCGTCATGGTGTCGCTGGCGGAGGTCTGGCGCGACGCCGGGCTCACGCCGTCGGTCGTGGTCGGGCATTCCCAGGGCGAGATCGCCGCCGCCACCGCGATCGGCGCGCTGTCCCTCTCGGACGGCGCCCGCGTGGTCGCCTTGCGCAGCCGCGTGATCGCCGGGATGCCGCCCGGCGGCGGGATGCTGTCGGCCGGCGCGCCCGAGGACACGGTCCGTCCGCTGCTGCCCGCCGCGGTGTCGGTGGCCGCGGTGAACGGCACGCGATCCGTGGTGCTGTCCGGGCCCGCCGACGCACTGGCGCGGCTGCACACCACCCTCACCGAGGCCGGCTACCGGGCGAAGATCCTGCCGGTCGGCTACGCGTCGCACTCGGCCGCGGTCGACCCGCTGCGGGAGGAGATCCTGCGGCTCCTGGCCCCGGTGCGCCCGGTGTCCACTCCGGTCACGTTCGTCTCGGCGCTCACCGGCGAGCCGTTCGACACCGCGGGGCTCGACGCCGGGTACTGGTTCGAAAGCCTGCGGCGCCCGGTCCGGTTCGCCGAAGCGACCGCCGGGGCACTGGCCGCCGGCGGCGCGCGGTTCGTCGAGTGCAGTCCGCACCCGGTGCTGCTGGGCAGCATCGAGGAGACCGCCGAAGCCCACGACCGTCCGGTGGCCGTGGTCGGCACGCTCCGGCGTGCCGACGGCGGCGGCGACCGCCTGCGGCGCAGCTTCGCCGAGGCGTTCGCCGCCGGGGCCGGGGTGCGCTGGGAGGTGCCGGGCGAGCGCCTGGTGGACCTGCCGACGTACGCGTTCCAGCGGACCCGGCACTGGCTCGGCGAGGAGATCGCCGCCGCACCGGTCGCCGTCGATCCCACGCGGGTGGCCGACTTGGTGCTCGCCACGGCCGCGGCCGTCCTCGGCCACGACGGCACCGGCGGCATCGACCCCGCGTGCACGTTCAAGGACCTCGGCTTCGATTCGGTGAGCGTGGTGGAGCTGCGCACCCGGCTGCAGGCCGCCACCGGGCTGAAGCTGCCGACCACGCTGCTGTTCGACTTCCCGACGCCGAACCACCTCGTCGCGCACCTGCGCGGGCGGCCAGGTGCGGCCGAGCCCGCACCGGAGACGGCGCCGCGGCAGGACGACCCGATCGCGATCGTCGCCATGGGCTGCCGCTTCCCCGGCGGCATCACCTCCCCCGCCGAGCTGTGGGACCTGGTCGCCACCGGTGGCGAGGCCGCCACCGAGCTGCCCGTGAACCGCGGCTGGGACCTCGACGCGCTCCTCGGCGACGCGGCCGGGCCCGGTTCGTGCGCCACCCGGTTCGGCGGGTTCCTCCACGACGCCGACCGGTTCGACCCCGCGTTCTTCGGCCTGAGCCCGCGCGAGGCCCTGGCCATGGACCCGCAGCAGCGGGTGCTCCTGGAGATCAGCCAGGAGGCGATCGAGCGCGCCGGCCTCGAGCCGGGCTCCCTGTCCGGGACCGACACCGGCGTCTTCGTCGGCGCGATGGCGATGGACTACGGCCCGCGGCTGCACGAGCCCACCGGCCTGGTCGACGGCCACCGCCTCACCGGCACCTCCCCGAGTGTCGCGTCGGGCCGGATCGCCTACACCTACGGGCTGCGCGGCCCCGCGCTGACGGTCGACACCGCGTGCTCGTCGTCGCTGGTCGCGATCCAGCTGGCCGCCGACGCGCTGCACCGCGGCGACTGCTCGCTGGCCCTCGCCGGCGGCGTCACCGTGATGGCCGCCCCCGGCAACCTCGTGGACTTCACCCGCCAGAACGGGCTTTCGGCCGACGGCCGCGCGAAGGCGTTCTCCGCCGACGCCGACGGCACCGCGTTCGCCGAAGGCGCGGGCATGCTCGTCCTGGAGCGCCTGTCCGACGCCCGCCGCCACGGCCACCCGGTGCTGGCGCTGCTGCGCGGCGGCGCGACCGGCTCCGACGGGGCCAGCAACGGCCTCACCGCGCCCAACGGCCAGGCGCAGCAACAGGTCATCCGCCGCGCGCTCGGCGCCGCCGGACTGTCCACCCGGGACGTCGACGTCGTCGAGGCGCACGGCACCGGCACCGCGCTGGGCGACCCGATCGAGGCGCACGCGCTGCTGGCCACCTACGGACAGGACCGCGAAACACCGCTGTGGCTGGGATCCCTCAAGTCCAACATCGGCCACACCCAGGCCGCGGCCGGCGTCGCCGGGGTGATCAAGATGGTCGAGGCGCTCCGCCACGACACGATCCCGCGCACCCTGCACGCCGACGTGCCGAGCCCGCACGTGGACTGGGCGAGCGGCCGGGTCGAGGTGCTCTCGGCCGCCCGGCCGTGGCCCGACCACGGCCGCCCGCGCCGGGCGGCGGTGTCGAGCTTCGGCATCAGCGGGACCAACGCGCACGTCGTCCTGGAAGCCGCACCCGCCGAAGAGCCGGCGCCGCCGCACGCCCATCCCGGCGCCGCGCCGCGAGCCCGGACCACCGACATCGCCGCCACCACGGCGGCGCCCACCGAGCCGTCGCGTGCCGACACCGCCGCCGACGACAACCGCGCCGCGACCGCGCCAGTGGCCGCCGAGGCGCCGCACCCCCACCCCGATCCGGCCCTCCGCCCCCAGGCCACCGACAGCACCGCGGCCGCCGGGCCGCTGGCCTGGCCGCTCCACGCCCACACCGACACCGCTCTGCGCGCCCAGGCCGCCCGGCTCCGGACCTACGCCGAAACCGCCGCCGACACCGACATCGCCGCCACCGCGCCGCTGCTGGCCCGCCGCCGTCCCGGGGCCTGCCGTGCGGTCGTCGTCGCCGACGACCGGGCCGAACTGGTCGCGGCCCTCGCTGCCCTCGCCGACGGCGCCCCGCACCCCGCGCTCGTCACGGGCACCGCAGCCGGTGCCACGAAGCCGGTGTTCGTCTTCCCCGGCCAGGGCGCGCAGTGGCCGGGGATGGCCGCCGAGCTGCTCGCCGCGGACGCCGGGTTCGCACGGCTGCTCACCGACGCCGCCGAGGCGCTGCGGCCGCACACCGGCTGGTCGGTGCTCGACGTGCTCACCGGCGCCGAAGGGGCGCCGGACCTGGAGGGGACCGAGGTCGTGCAGCCGGTGCTGTTCGCCGTGATGGTCGCCCTCGCCGGACTGTGGCAGGCCGCCGGGGTCGCCCCGGCCGCGGTGGTCGGCCACTCCCAAGGCGAGCTGGCCGCGGCCGTCGTCGCCGGGGCGCTGCCGCTCGCCGACGCCGCCCGGATCATCGCCGTGCGCAGCCGGCTGCTCACCGCCGAACTGGACGGCACCGGCGGGATCCTCGCCGTCGGCCTGCCCGTGGCGCAGGTAACGGAGCGCCTGGCACCGTGGGCCGGGCGGCTGTGGCCGGCCGTGGACAACGGCCCGGTGGGCACCGTCGTCGGCGGCGAGCTGGCCGCGATCGAGGAGTTCGCGGCCGCCTGCGCGGACGTCCAGATCCGGCGCACGCCGGTGGCGTACGCCGCGCACACCCCGCACGTCGAGGCGGTCCGCGACGCCCTGCTCGCCGAAATCGGCGACCTGGCGCCCGCCGACACCGCGACCACGATCTGCTCCTCCTGCACCGGCGGCTTCCTGCCGGGCTCGGAGCTGTCCGCGGGCTACTGGTACCGCAACCTGGCCGAGCCGGTCCGCTTCGACGCCGCCGTGCGCGCCTTCGCCGGCTACCGGCGGCCGCTGTTCGTCGAGGTCAGCCCGCACCCCATCCTCGCCGGCGCGGTGCAGGAGATCCTGGCCGACGCGGGCATCGACGGCACCGCCGTGGGCACGCTGCGCCGCGGGGAAGGCGGACGACGGCGGTTCCTGCTCGCCCTCGCCGCGGCGCACGTGCGGGGCGCCGCAGTCGACTGGCCGCGGCTGCTCGGCCCGGTCACCCGCCACCCGGACGTGCCGACCTCGGCGTTCGACCGGCAGCGCTACTGGCTCACCGGCCGTTCCGGTGGCCTGCTCGGCGCCCCCACCCCGGTCGCCGACGGCGACGGGTTCGTCGCCACCGGGCGGATTTCGCGCACTTCGCTGCCGTGGCTGACCGGGCACTCGGTCCGCGGCACGGTCCTGTTCCCGGGCACCGGGTTCGCCGAGCTGGCGCTCGAAGCGGCGGCCGGGTGCGGGAGCGTCGAAGACCTCACGCTGGAAGCGCCGCTGGCGCTGCCCGCGTCGGGCGCCGTCGAAGTCCAGGTCGGCCTCGGCGGCGCGGACGACCGCGGCCGGCGTCCGCTGACCATCCACTCGCGACTCGGCGACGGGCCGTGGACGCGGCACGCGACCGGGACGGTGAGCCCGGAGCGGTCTCCGGTCACTCCCCTGCCGGTCTGGCCGCCCGCCGGGGCGGAGCCGGTCGACCTCGACGGCGCCTACGCGCGGCTGGCCGAACGCGGCTACGAGTACGGGCCGGCGTTCCGAGGGCTCACCGCGCTGTGGCGCGCCGGCGACGACCGGTACGTCGAGGTGGAGCTGCCCGCCGACGGCGAGTTCACCGCCCACCCCGCGGTGCTCGACGCGGTGCTGCACGCGCTCGTGCTCGACGGCACCGAGCTGCTCCTCCCGTTCTCCTTCGGCGGCCTGCGGGTCACCTCGCCCCTGCCGGGCTCGGTGCGGGCCCGGCTGTCCGGCTCCGCGACCACCGGCGTCGAAGTCACCCTCTACGACACCACCGGCACCCCGCTCGGGGGCGTCGAATCGCTGCTGCTGCGGCCCGCTGCCCGGACGGGTGTCACCGCGGAGCTCTACCGCGTGGAATGGACACCGGCGTCGCGGCAAGACGGCGCCGACCGGGAGTGGACCGTGATCGGCACGGAGCTTCCCGAGGTCGTCCCACCCGTCGTGCTCACCACCGCGCACGAGCTGCCCGCGGTGCTGGACCTGGTGCAGCGCTGGCTGCTCGACGAGCGCTTCGACGGCTCGAAGCTGGTGTTCCTGCAGGACCCGGCCTCGCCCGAAGGCGCACCGGTGTGGGGTCTGGTGCGGTCGGCGATCGCCGAGCACCCCGGCCGGTTCGCCCTCGCGGGCGCCCGGCCCGGCGCCCCCCTTGCCGCCGCGCTCGACGCCGACGAGCCGCAGTTCGCCGTGCGCGACGGCGTGGTGCTCGTGCCCCGGCTGGCCCGGTGCGCGGCGGAACCCGCCACAGTGGACTTCGGGACCGGCACCGTGCTGGTCACCGGCGGCACGGGCGGGCTCGGTGCCCTCGTCGCCGAACGGCTCGTGACCGGGCACGGCGTCCGTGACCTGCTGCTGGTTTCGCGCCGCGGCGGCGCCGTCCCGGCCCGGCTGGCCGGTCTGGACGCCCGTGTCCGGGTCGTCGCGGCCGACGTCGCCGACCGGGCCGCGGTGGCGGCGGTGCTGGCCGGCGAAACGCTCACCGGGGTCGTCCACGCGGCCGGGGTTCTCGACGACTCGACCATCACCGGGCTCACGCGGGCGCAATTGGACACCGTGCTGCGCCCCAAGCGCGACGCCGCCTGGCTGCTGCACGAGCTCACCGAAGACCAGCCCCTCGCGGCGTTCGTGCTGTTCTCCTCGATCGCCGGGGTGCTCGGCAACCGCGGCCAGGCGAACTACGCCGCCGCGAACGCGTCCCTCGACGCGCTGGCGGAGCACCGGGCCGCGCGCGGGCTGCCGGGCGTGTCGATCGCGTGGGGCCTGTGGGACACGGCCACCGGCATGACCGCCGCGATGAGCTCGACGGACCGCGCGCGCCTCACCGGCGTCCGGCCGATCACCGAGGCACAGGGGCTCGCCGCGTTCGACGCCGCGCTCGGGCTGTCCGGCACGGTGGTGGCGTCCACCTGGGACACCGCGGCGCTCCGGGCGGCCGACGAGGTTCCCGCTGTGCTGCGGAGCCTGGTCCCGGTGCGCCGCGCCCGCGCCGTCGAAGCCGGGCCGGCGGCCGCGCCCGGCCTGGCCGGGCAGCTCGCCGGGCTGGACCGGGAAACGGCCGCCGCGACGGTCACCGGTTTCGTCCGCACCGAGGTCGCCACGGCGCTCGGGCACCGGTCGCCGGCGTCGGTCGAGCTCGCGAAGCCGTTCAGCGAGCTGGGGATCGACTCGCTGACGTCGGTGGAGCTGCGCAACCGCATCGCGGCCGGGACCGGGCTGCGGCTGCCCGCGTCGCTGCTGTTCAACCACCCGACCGTCGAACTGCTCGCCGCGCACCTGCTCGGCGAGCTGCTCCCACCGCCGCCCGACCCCGTGCAGCGGCTGCGCGAGGCGCTCGGCGAAGTCCTGCCCGGCGCGGGCGCCGAGGAGCGCGTCCGGGTGGCGGAGGTGCTGCGGGAGGCCCTGGACGGGCTCGGCGACGCCGGCGAACCGGCGCTCGGGCTCGCCTCGGACGACGAGCTCTTCGCCTTCATCGACAAGCTCTGA